tttgatgtccctccttggagggaagaacaagcccaatggcctggggtgagaggccagtgctgggagcgacgctggctgtgccagggcactgctgggtgcccccaccctgagcactcccacccttgtgctggtcactgctgttttcctctgcagggcgttgttgggcacatcctggagagcaaagtggaaagcagatggaagctttgaggccctggcctgaggagatgcccctgcaggatggcagtgctgctgcagaggtcagctctgtgccagcagtgcccgtggctgtccctgcctgcagtccctggacagtcctgcagcaggactgggacccactgccagagcactgaggcctccaacaacacagggctctgcaggacagtgtggaagggaagggagaggaggccacgcaggagaagggctgctgctccctggcagtgctgctctgctgggactcttttctggcccagctctgcacagaggcaccaaccctgcagctgcagagaagtcagagaggaaagatatCAGGTAAACAAgccaatgcagagttctttatttggttgaaTCAGACAGTGAGTACAATTTGTGCAGTCTGTGGaccaggctagaaaggcaaacactgaattaaaaatggtgtttaaagattttttgttgtgaacaaattctcacaaaaatacCACCCCTCTCAGGAGCAAAGAATAGAGAAGATAGGGTGGGCCTGTAATGAAGTCCATAAcaggattggcctttaatgatgtccataacatgcagaagaaggagagtttattgattgtgaaaaacacccagttatgaTTTTCCTCAGAGCATCCTTGatctcctggttcctgaggctgtagatgagggggttcagtgttgGAGGAACCACCAaatacagaactgacagggcaagatccagggatgggaaggaggtggaggggggcttcaggtaaGTAAACAAGCCAGTGCTGATAAACAgagagaccacggccaggtgagggaggcacgtggaaaaggctttgtgctgtccctgctgagaggggattcTCAACACAACCCTAAaaatctgcacataggagaaaacaatgaaaatgaaacaaccaaataCTAAAGAGCAACTAACCACAATAAGCCAAATTTCCCTGATGctggagtgtgagcaggagagcttgaggatgtgtgggatttcacagaagaactggcccagggcattgccctggcacaggggcagggaaaatgtgttggctgtgtgcagcagagaattgagaaacccagtggcccaggcagctgctgccatgtgggcacaagctctgctgcccaggagggtcccgtagtgcaggggtttgcagatggcaacgtagcggtcgtagcacatgatggtgaggagggaaaactctgctccaagaaagaatatgaggagaaaaacctgtgcagcacatcctgtgtaggagatggttcTGGTGTTCCACAggaaattgtgcatggctttggggacagtggtgcagatgcagcccaggtctgtgagggagaggttgagcaggaagaagcccatgggggtgtgcaggtggtggtcacaggctacagcgctgaggatgaggccgttggccaggagggcagccagggagatggccaggaagagccagaagtgcaggagctgcagctcccgcctgtctgcgactgccaggaggaggaactgggtgagggagctgctgttgggcatttgtTGCCTCTAGATGTGGGGCACTGTTCAAGTAGGAAATAACAGTGACAAGTTAGGGCAGAAcattctaaaaaaaatcaaagccacTTTCCAACACCCCTTTCACTGCTccattggttttccttttctaggGTTCTCTTCTTCAGCTCAATGGCTGGAGCCCTGGTTGGGGCTCATTACATCTTCCATGAGGAGCAGACCCTCTGCCCACCAGCTGTGAGGggtcagtcctgctctgcactggtggggTCATGGGcatggtgggcacaggggcCCGTCCTGGTGTTCAGCTGTGTCACATGAAACTGCTCCCAATGCAAAAGAGTTTGTCAGCATTTGCACTCCCAAAAAGAACCAAGAGAGCAGAAGGGAGTTTCAGAAGTTTGGGATTGTTTTCAGACTCCATTAATCTTTTCTAAGGAGTGTTCCTGGATGTCAGAACCCCTCAGCACTTCTGATGCACTTGAGGAGAACAGAGCAgatcctgccaggcaggaggattATCTGGGGCATAGTGCAGAGTGAGGGGAGCTGGTctgt
This Pseudopipra pipra isolate bDixPip1 chromosome W, bDixPip1.hap1, whole genome shotgun sequence DNA region includes the following protein-coding sequences:
- the LOC135404561 gene encoding olfactory receptor 14J1-like, producing the protein MCYDRYVAICKPLHYGTLLGSRACAHMAAAAWATGFLNSLLHTANTFSLPLCQGNALGQFFCEIPHILKLSCSHSSIREIWLIVVSCSLVFGCFIFIVFSYVQIFRVVLRIPSQQGQHKAFSTCLPHLAVVSLFISTGLFTYLKPPSTSFPSLDLALSVLYLVVPPTLNPLIYSLRNQEIKDALRKIITGCFSQSINSPSSACYGHH